The Danio aesculapii chromosome 22, fDanAes4.1, whole genome shotgun sequence genomic sequence ccacatgcactgtaatgggTTTTATAATCatagttcattttaaaattaaaatagctaAATGTTCGCTAAAAGCTATATTTTTGCTGGAGGAAACAACTGCGATGATGAGGTGAACACCATGAAAACAGTAGGAAACCGATTGCTCCCCTATGTCATTTAGTAATGTGTATATACAGCAAAGAACTGCATaggaatcagaattattaaactctctttgaatttttttagatttcccaaatgatgtttaacagagcaaggaaattttcactgtatctCTGATAATCTTTATTATCAGAGTGTGTATCTGCTTTAATACCACATATGAAAGCGGCACAGATTGGAATGGAAAAGaacagattccatgcggtttgggtgGTTCACACTGTCATGACAATGTCACATGtgagcaaaaaaatctgatttgggccacatttggctgcagtgtgaacgcaTGGCATCTAAAttcttatattttgtatttacgTTATTTGATTTGACATGACTGTCGTAACCCTAATGAAACTCTAATGTGAtcaaaacctgcctggaactaAGTTAACTGgccgtttatctgaaaataattgcCACATGTTAGTTGGCATGATTGTCAAGACAGCAGATTATCAGTTGGACCACAACATAACCCAAAAAATTGGCTTTTGACAGCTAGTCACTGATAAACAGACTACTCGAACACTAAATGTCTAGTATTTTGGCAATATGTGTCcatttttaatatacaaaatGTCACTTTTCTGTGGAAAATTGCCATGTGGCCAAAACATTTGGATTCATTTCCTTTAGAAACCAAGGGTTGTGGATTCAGAtggcatttaaatgtattatttatttatttagggcgAATTTAGGAAACTATCATCTTGGTCAGCAAAAAATAAGTCCTAATTGACCTGAATTCATCCCTTCATTAACAAAATGTCAATGTGTTCAATAGAATTGTTTGTTCATTAAAATGTACTGTAGACTCACCCTGGAGTAGAAAGTGATCTTTTCAGTCAGTTCTAGCAGGTCGGTTCTGATCGTTTCGTTGTCATTCATTCCACTGGGTTTGCACCATTTAATCTGACGCCCTTCATCCAAAACGTAGTCTCCTTCCCAGTGCGCCAAACCACAAGCCACATATTCACCCTCAAATAACAGCAGAAAGATCCACAGTGAAGGAGgaatcagacaaaatgaaaagAGCTCAGCGAAATTTTGCGATTTACGTCTACAAGGCCTCCGAATGAACACCAACACAGTCAGAGCCAGGAAAGCAGGACCGACGAAGAGGAAGACGATCAGGGTCACGTTGAGACCTGGGGCACACGGGCAAGAAAATTCACGATCCATTAACATTTCCAATCCGAATAATGCAATAGTAAATGGAAATGTGCCAAATCCACTTTTCATCTTTTCCAGATTGGTTGTAATTTGCTCAGGCAACGACATCTTCTCCGGTGCAAACACAGTTAGTCTGACGATGCTTTGGATATCATCTGATCTATGTAAATATCATCCGCCGTTcctgaaatgtaaatattaataatgaaagcCGGTTTAACAAGGAATATGACATGACACAACAATTGTTTGCATGTTACACAACATTTCAATAACAACTAAACGTTTAAAATGGCCAGAAAATCCATTTTATTTCATAGTTCTTGGTCCAAAATCCCCTTAggtgtatttatatgcatttaaacGACAAATGTCCTTCGTTTCACCTTCAAAAACGGCAACCTGTACGATTGCGCAGTGCAAGATcgttttgttttataataaaaaaaacaaacaaacacttcaGTTTCAGCCCAAAGTGAAGACGGACCAATATATTGTGTACATCGTTTTGTATAAAAAAGTTctacatttaatacatttccaGAAAATACAAGCAAACCGGACATACAAATCaactataaaattataaaaccttttttttcctcCTCCTATAGTTGTGTACATTTGCACAGAGAATGTGATTTTTACATTTGTTCATCAAACATGGCATTACAAGAGTCCCGCGTGAGTGAAAGTGAGTCTTGTGTGACATGAGATCCTTTTTTTATAGTACTTTTAAGTGCTGAAAGACATGTTTGCAATATGCAAATGAAATGTTTTCAAGTTGTACAGTTTGCAACCGTCATGGTTTggtttcactttcgtatttgactgCATATTTGAAGCGTCTGGTTAACTTAAAAGATAAACATCGATgagaaatatcaaaaataaaatctgtGATGAGCATATGacgcatttattaaataagtgtctcttctcttttttttccccctaatACGGCTAAATGTAAGAGGCAACTTGGGAATATCTAGGCATTGGCGATCGTACCACCAACAGGAAAACATATACATAGTGTGTACGTAAATAAacctactgtatataaaattCTCCTTAAATGTCTTTATGTGTATATAAAGCCTTTTGAGATTGAGCAGCTTTGAATGATTCTCGTTTCGTTTAATCGTGTTTGTGTAGTGCATTTACAAAGTCACAAAGCAAAACACTGCATTGGTCGTTTATAAAAGACGTTTTGGTTgcgacagaaaaaaaacaaaacaagaaaacgtTAAACGAAAATTGGCACATATATGTGGGACGCAAAGTGAGATTTAAGGAAGGTTGTTTATGCTGTTTATGTAAGTTTTGTCACGCTATTCTGACTTTTATTGCGTGCTTATATCTCACAAGTTTGAGTAAAAAATTATATAGTGAGACATAAACACACAACTGTGCGTTAAAAAGGTACAATTGTAAGTTAGTATACCAcatctgagtttatatctcacgATTCGGACTGTTGTTATATTAACGCGTTTAAGTCAGAGTAAAAATTGGCAATTGCAAGACACAAATTCACTATTCTGAGAAGAAACCGAATTTGTCATTGCGtatttatatataacaattaatagcgaaaataatttaaattacaaattgaCCCCTtggaattttgagtttatatcacATTTCAGATTGTGCTCATAATTCCGAGTTTACGTGTTGCAATTATAGGTAAAAAAACgtaattgcaagatataaacttgAATGAAGAGTTTTTCACATTTGTTTGTATAACTTCCGATTCTTAGTTTTTATCTTAAACgtgcaattctgagaaaaaatgtAGCAACTGAGAATTTACTTCTCTTCTCAGTAGTCAAAATTCGTAATCGCGAGATACAGATTGTGAgaaatttaaattatatgttaATACTTTAACAATTTTGACTGCTTTTGTAGTTGTGAGTTTATATTCcacaaaaaaaatactgaaatattttaattttgcatACGAATTTGCGAACTCGACTTTTATTGCGAGcttatatacaaaaaaaagtaaGCTATAAAATCGTTATTATGGAAAAAACGT encodes the following:
- the si:dkeyp-122a9.2 gene encoding uncharacterized protein si:dkeyp-122a9.2, with the translated sequence MSLPEQITTNLEKMKSGFGTFPFTIALFGLEMLMDREFSCPCAPGLNVTLIVFLFVGPAFLALTVLVFIRRPCRRKSQNFAELFSFCLIPPSLWIFLLLFEGEYVACGLAHWEGDYVLDEGRQIKWCKPSGMNDNETIRTDLLELTEKITFYSRLSALALLFLLCISIMAVLVWKDCKTRPLKQLEKLDEETQQTKSLNESEAKQQQQPV